From Chryseobacterium joostei, the proteins below share one genomic window:
- a CDS encoding endonuclease domain-containing protein has protein sequence MKEILITINGIPIRRNFVENLPYNSYLKVLLKEKRKARILGEVLFWKKVRAKSFHAIDFDRQRIIGNYIVDFYVKALGLVIEIDGSSHDEKQIYDGIREEYLKSLGLFIFRITDFDVRNNLSVVMKELEDFIVLHYGTIPTTPSSKIS, from the coding sequence ATGAAAGAAATCCTCATCACCATCAACGGAATTCCAATCCGCAGGAATTTCGTAGAAAACCTCCCCTACAACTCCTATTTAAAAGTATTATTAAAAGAAAAGCGAAAAGCCAGAATTCTGGGTGAAGTTCTTTTCTGGAAAAAAGTTCGTGCAAAAAGCTTCCATGCTATTGATTTTGACAGGCAAAGAATCATTGGGAATTATATTGTTGATTTTTATGTAAAAGCATTAGGGCTTGTTATTGAAATTGACGGTTCAAGCCATGATGAAAAACAAATTTATGATGGTATAAGAGAGGAATATTTAAAGTCTTTAGGGCTGTTTATTTTCAGAATTACAGATTTTGATGTGAGGAATAATTTAAGTGTTGTGATGAAGGAGTTAGAGGATTTTATTGTGCTGCACTATGGAACTATCCCTACCACCCCGTCTTCAAAAATTAGTTAA
- a CDS encoding 2-hydroxyacid dehydrogenase, whose translation MKVFINKMIPEIGIKMLKEEGIQIIFSENENLSHEEWLKYCQNTDAILNVGGDFKYDKTFFDTCPNVKAIALYSVGFDHVDTKEASQRNIPIGNTPDVLSRATSDVAFLLMQSVARRTSYNFQKIKDGNWNTFDPLHALGQELYGKTLGIFGLGRIGFEMADKARKAFGMNIIYHNRSHNEQAERELGAIYVSFDELVKNSDVLSIHANFTPEHTNLFNHSVFEKMKPNSIFINTARGGFHHQNDLYNALVAGKIWGAGFDVTNPEPMSAEDPILQLSSVCILPHIGSATIEARNGMARLAAGNLIAFSKGEKMPHCANPEVYSNHS comes from the coding sequence ATGAAAGTCTTTATAAATAAAATGATCCCTGAAATTGGAATCAAAATGTTGAAAGAAGAAGGAATACAAATCATATTTTCTGAAAATGAAAACCTTTCTCATGAGGAATGGTTAAAGTACTGCCAAAATACAGATGCTATTTTAAATGTCGGTGGTGATTTTAAATATGATAAAACATTTTTTGACACCTGCCCGAATGTTAAGGCAATTGCATTGTATTCCGTAGGGTTTGATCATGTGGATACCAAAGAAGCTTCCCAAAGAAATATTCCGATTGGAAATACTCCCGATGTGTTGAGCAGGGCCACTTCAGATGTTGCTTTTCTACTCATGCAGTCGGTGGCAAGAAGAACAAGTTATAATTTTCAGAAAATAAAGGATGGAAATTGGAATACATTTGATCCTTTACATGCTTTGGGACAAGAACTTTATGGTAAAACCCTTGGAATCTTCGGACTGGGAAGAATAGGTTTTGAAATGGCTGATAAAGCCAGAAAGGCCTTTGGTATGAACATTATTTATCACAATAGGAGTCATAATGAGCAAGCAGAAAGAGAACTTGGAGCAATTTATGTTTCATTTGATGAATTAGTTAAAAATTCAGATGTATTAAGTATTCATGCCAATTTTACACCGGAACACACCAACCTGTTTAATCATTCAGTATTTGAAAAGATGAAGCCTAATTCTATTTTTATTAATACGGCAAGAGGAGGGTTTCATCACCAGAACGACTTATACAACGCCTTGGTGGCTGGAAAAATATGGGGAGCAGGATTTGATGTGACTAATCCTGAACCAATGTCAGCTGAGGATCCCATCCTGCAGCTGTCAAGTGTATGTATTCTTCCACATATTGGATCCGCTACGATTGAAGCCCGAAACGGAATGGCCAGGCTGGCTGCAGGGAATTTGATAGCCTTTTCAAAGGGAGAGAAAATGCCTCATTGCGCCAATCCGGAAGTTTATTCCAATCATTCATAG
- a CDS encoding protein-L-isoaspartate(D-aspartate) O-methyltransferase, which translates to MQDSFVHKGKRKNLVEYLRYRIGISDENVLSAMNEVPRHLFIESIFEDFAYEDRAFPILAHQTISHPSTVAEQSELLQITAGEKVLEIGTGCGYQTAVLLAMKAHVYTVERQKDLFDFSKNKLRELHLYPKFQSFGDGFAGLPTFAPFDKIIVTCGASTLPTELLKQLKVGGKMVIPLGPTDEQVLFRFTKVGPTEFEKEEFGAYKFVPMLGNTNQ; encoded by the coding sequence ATGCAGGATTCGTTTGTACATAAAGGAAAAAGAAAGAATTTAGTAGAATATCTTAGATACAGAATTGGTATTTCGGATGAAAATGTACTTTCGGCAATGAATGAAGTTCCGAGACATCTTTTCATCGAAAGTATTTTTGAAGACTTTGCCTATGAAGACAGAGCTTTCCCGATTCTGGCACATCAAACCATTTCCCATCCCTCAACGGTAGCGGAACAGTCTGAGTTATTACAAATAACAGCCGGGGAAAAAGTACTGGAAATTGGAACGGGATGTGGTTACCAGACCGCAGTTTTATTGGCAATGAAAGCCCATGTATATACGGTGGAAAGACAGAAAGATTTATTTGATTTCTCAAAAAATAAGCTTAGAGAACTTCATTTATACCCAAAATTTCAAAGCTTTGGAGATGGTTTTGCCGGACTTCCTACTTTTGCCCCTTTTGATAAAATTATTGTAACCTGTGGAGCTTCAACCTTACCTACAGAACTTTTAAAACAATTGAAAGTAGGAGGAAAAATGGTTATTCCATTAGGTCCTACAGATGAACAGGTTTTATTTAGATTTACAAAAGTAGGTCCTACAGAATTTGAAAAAGAAGAATTTGGAGCCTACAAATTTGTTCCTATGCTGGGAAATACCAATCAATAA
- a CDS encoding Gfo/Idh/MocA family protein, with product MLKAGLVGAGHLGKIHLRLLNQSDRYEFVGFHDKDVENGKKLEAEFGYKYFENFDELLEQIDMLDIVTPTIYHYDYALKAIEKGLHFFIEKPVTQTLEQAEEILRLCQENGIKAQVGHVERYNPAFIATKEYINNPMFIEIHRLAEFNPRGTDVSVVLDLMIHDLDILLSMAKSKVKNIHASGVCVVSKTPDIANARIEFENGCVANLTTSRISMKAMRKSRFFQKDAYISVDFLEKKAEVIRMKDAPETPTPFDMIIENADGEKNQILFEYPNIQPNNAILDELNSFADAITGDKNVEVSLEDGTEALKIALQIMKLIS from the coding sequence ATGTTAAAAGCAGGTTTGGTAGGTGCCGGACACTTGGGAAAAATACATTTAAGACTTCTTAATCAATCAGATAGATATGAGTTTGTAGGTTTCCACGATAAAGATGTTGAAAACGGAAAAAAATTAGAAGCCGAATTCGGATATAAATATTTTGAAAATTTTGATGAATTGCTAGAGCAAATTGATATGCTGGACATTGTCACCCCGACAATTTACCACTATGATTATGCTTTAAAGGCAATTGAAAAGGGACTTCATTTCTTTATTGAAAAACCGGTAACCCAAACTCTTGAACAGGCAGAGGAAATCCTGCGTTTATGTCAGGAAAACGGCATTAAAGCACAGGTAGGACACGTTGAAAGATACAATCCCGCTTTTATTGCGACTAAGGAGTATATCAACAATCCGATGTTCATTGAAATTCACCGTTTGGCGGAGTTTAATCCTCGTGGAACTGATGTTTCTGTGGTATTGGACCTTATGATTCACGATTTGGACATTTTATTAAGCATGGCTAAATCTAAGGTAAAAAACATCCATGCAAGCGGAGTTTGCGTAGTAAGCAAGACTCCGGATATTGCCAATGCAAGAATAGAGTTTGAAAACGGATGTGTTGCCAATCTTACCACTTCCAGAATCTCTATGAAAGCGATGAGAAAGAGCAGATTTTTCCAAAAAGATGCTTACATTTCAGTGGATTTCCTTGAGAAAAAAGCAGAGGTAATCAGAATGAAGGATGCCCCTGAAACTCCTACTCCATTTGATATGATTATCGAAAATGCGGATGGAGAGAAAAACCAGATCTTATTTGAATATCCAAATATTCAGCCTAATAATGCAATTCTTGATGAATTGAACTCTTTTGCAGATGCCATTACAGGTGATAAAAATGTGGAGGTATCTCTTGAAGACGGAACTGAGGCATTAAAGATTGCCTTACAGATTATGAAATTGATTTCTTAA
- a CDS encoding 3-hydroxybutyryl-CoA dehydrogenase: MKNIVVIGAGTMGNGIAHTFAQSGFKVNLVDVSQDALDKGLKTITTNLDRIIAKGNLTEEQKAETLGNITTFTALNDAVGAADLIVEAATENMDLKLKIFGQMDELAPAGCILATNTSSISITKIAAATKRADKVIGMHFMNPVPIMKLVEIIKGYSTSKETFDAIYEMSKTLGKVPVEVNDYPGFVANRILMPMINESIETLYNGVAGVEEIDTVMKLGMAHPMGPLQLADFIGLDVCLAILNVMYDGFKNPKYAPNPLLVNMVTAGKLGVKSGEGFYDYSESKKAEKVSKMFLK; this comes from the coding sequence ATCAAAAACATTGTAGTTATCGGAGCTGGAACCATGGGAAATGGTATTGCACACACTTTCGCACAAAGCGGTTTTAAGGTAAATCTTGTAGATGTATCTCAGGATGCCTTAGACAAAGGGTTGAAAACCATTACTACGAACCTTGACAGAATAATTGCAAAGGGAAACCTTACAGAAGAACAAAAAGCGGAAACACTAGGAAACATTACTACTTTCACAGCACTTAATGATGCTGTTGGAGCTGCTGATCTTATTGTAGAAGCGGCTACAGAAAATATGGATCTTAAACTAAAGATCTTCGGTCAAATGGACGAATTGGCTCCTGCCGGTTGTATCCTTGCAACGAATACTTCTTCTATTTCCATTACTAAAATTGCAGCAGCTACAAAAAGAGCTGATAAAGTAATCGGAATGCACTTTATGAATCCTGTGCCTATCATGAAGCTTGTAGAGATCATTAAAGGATACTCCACTTCCAAGGAGACCTTCGATGCGATCTATGAAATGAGCAAAACTTTAGGTAAAGTTCCGGTAGAAGTGAATGATTATCCAGGTTTTGTAGCCAACAGAATTCTTATGCCAATGATTAATGAATCTATCGAAACACTTTACAACGGTGTTGCGGGAGTTGAAGAAATTGATACGGTAATGAAATTAGGTATGGCTCATCCAATGGGACCTCTTCAATTAGCAGACTTCATTGGTCTTGATGTATGTCTTGCGATCCTTAATGTGATGTATGACGGTTTCAAGAATCCTAAATATGCTCCGAATCCATTGCTTGTAAACATGGTAACTGCAGGAAAACTGGGTGTAAAATCGGGTGAAGGCTTCTACGATTATTCTGAAAGCAAAAAAGCTGAAAAAGTTTCAAAAATGTTTTTGAAATAA
- a CDS encoding META domain-containing protein, with translation MKNLFLSICTAAVLASCGTMTSASASKVGKAQAALANTKWTLADNVKGKIPTLNIEGEKITGNAGCNNYFGTAQIDPASGSFSAGQMGSTKMMCNNIGVEQNFMDMMGKANKYVISGNTLELYKDNLLLLKFNKSE, from the coding sequence ATGAAAAATCTTTTTTTAAGTATATGTACAGCAGCGGTATTAGCTTCATGTGGAACTATGACCAGTGCATCTGCCTCTAAAGTAGGAAAAGCTCAGGCAGCTCTTGCCAATACAAAATGGACTTTGGCTGACAATGTAAAAGGTAAAATTCCAACATTGAATATTGAGGGAGAAAAGATCACAGGAAATGCAGGTTGTAATAACTATTTTGGAACTGCACAAATAGATCCTGCTTCAGGAAGCTTCTCTGCCGGTCAGATGGGATCTACAAAAATGATGTGTAATAACATCGGAGTAGAACAGAACTTTATGGATATGATGGGAAAAGCAAACAAGTATGTAATTTCCGGAAATACCCTAGAGCTTTATAAAGACAATCTTTTATTATTGAAATTTAATAAATCAGAATAA
- the pheT gene encoding phenylalanine--tRNA ligase subunit beta — protein sequence MKISNNWLKDFVTTELKTERIGEFLTDIGLEVEGIDKFESVRGSLEGIVVGRVLTCEKHPNADKLKKTTVDVGNGKVLNIVCGAPNVDAGQTVPVAVVGTKIYDKTGNFFEIKEAKIRGEVSQGMICAEDELGLSEDHGGIMVLDETKYEVGKNFADYFELTNDEVFEIGLTPNRTDAMSHYGVARDLNAYLSTNQLKSKFNKVASEVLNGEGTHDFKLEIENAELCPRYIGAVIENVKVAESPSWLKDRLKAIGLSPINNVVDITNYILHGYGQPLHAFDADKIADKKVKVGVVKAGTKFTTLDGVERTLNGSEIMIKDGKDNPMCIAGVFGGETSGVSEVTKTIFLESAYFNPIAVRKGAKLHSLNTDASFRFERGVDPNITRTAITHAIKMIQEIAEGKLAGELLEEYPKKIEDSYVILRFSKIEQILGTKIHREKVKEILKALEIQVLNEIPNGFEISVPAYRADVTREIDVIEEILRIYGYNKIDAPQKISFTPVKLSANDQDELENSWARTLQSLGFNEVMNNSLTSVKDETDAVKLLNPLSGDLAFMRKSLLEGLLQNAVYNINRKNQDIKFFEFGKIYHKKDKYEERKQLAIIVSGRDVAENWLQPKSAVSFYNLKAYVKVLLERLGISYKEVALSDDRFSDALTYEADGKALVRIGKVAPALLKDFDIDQDCFYAEIELEFAQELRSKNELKFKDIPKFNKIRRDLALLIDKNVNYQELYQTAKKNKSPFIKSINLFDVYEGKNLPEGKKSYAMSFELLNEEKTLEEKEISEVMDSLIKSFQKEFNAELRS from the coding sequence ATGAAAATATCAAACAACTGGCTGAAAGACTTTGTGACAACGGAATTGAAAACTGAAAGAATCGGTGAATTCCTTACAGATATAGGTCTTGAGGTTGAAGGGATAGATAAATTTGAAAGTGTAAGAGGTAGTTTGGAAGGGATTGTTGTAGGTAGGGTTTTAACCTGCGAAAAACATCCGAATGCTGATAAACTGAAGAAGACAACAGTAGACGTAGGAAACGGAAAGGTATTGAATATCGTTTGCGGAGCTCCTAACGTAGATGCAGGACAAACAGTTCCCGTAGCAGTTGTTGGAACAAAAATCTATGACAAAACAGGAAACTTTTTTGAAATTAAGGAAGCAAAAATCAGAGGTGAGGTTTCTCAGGGAATGATCTGCGCAGAGGATGAGCTTGGCCTTAGCGAAGATCATGGCGGAATCATGGTATTGGATGAAACCAAATATGAAGTAGGAAAGAACTTTGCAGACTATTTTGAATTGACGAATGACGAGGTTTTTGAAATTGGTTTAACACCAAACAGAACAGATGCCATGTCTCACTACGGTGTTGCAAGAGATCTTAATGCCTATCTTTCTACAAATCAATTGAAGTCGAAGTTTAATAAAGTAGCTTCAGAAGTTTTAAATGGCGAAGGAACTCACGATTTCAAACTGGAAATTGAAAACGCAGAGCTATGTCCAAGATACATCGGAGCCGTTATTGAGAACGTAAAAGTTGCAGAATCTCCGTCTTGGTTAAAAGATAGACTAAAAGCAATCGGGTTAAGCCCAATCAATAACGTAGTAGATATTACCAACTATATTCTTCATGGGTACGGACAACCGCTTCACGCATTCGATGCAGACAAAATCGCAGACAAAAAAGTGAAAGTGGGTGTAGTAAAAGCAGGAACGAAATTTACTACCCTGGATGGTGTTGAAAGAACATTGAACGGTTCTGAGATCATGATCAAGGACGGTAAAGACAATCCAATGTGTATTGCAGGTGTTTTCGGAGGAGAAACTTCAGGAGTATCTGAAGTTACAAAAACAATATTCCTTGAAAGTGCTTACTTCAATCCAATTGCAGTAAGAAAAGGAGCAAAACTTCACAGTTTGAATACAGATGCGTCTTTCAGATTTGAGAGAGGTGTAGATCCAAATATTACAAGAACAGCAATTACTCACGCTATTAAAATGATTCAGGAGATAGCAGAAGGGAAACTAGCGGGAGAGCTGTTGGAAGAATATCCTAAGAAAATTGAGGATAGCTATGTGATCCTTAGATTCTCTAAAATTGAGCAGATTTTAGGAACAAAAATTCACAGAGAAAAAGTAAAGGAAATTTTAAAGGCATTGGAAATTCAGGTTTTAAATGAAATTCCTAACGGTTTTGAAATCTCTGTTCCTGCCTACAGAGCAGATGTAACAAGAGAAATTGATGTAATTGAAGAGATTTTAAGAATCTACGGTTACAATAAAATTGACGCCCCACAAAAGATTTCATTTACCCCTGTTAAGCTAAGTGCTAACGATCAGGATGAATTGGAAAACAGCTGGGCAAGAACTTTACAAAGCCTTGGTTTCAATGAAGTAATGAACAACTCATTAACTTCTGTGAAAGACGAAACGGATGCTGTAAAACTATTAAACCCTTTAAGTGGTGACCTTGCATTCATGAGAAAATCCTTATTGGAGGGACTTCTTCAGAATGCAGTATATAACATCAACAGAAAGAATCAGGATATTAAGTTCTTTGAATTCGGAAAAATCTATCACAAAAAAGATAAATACGAAGAAAGAAAACAGCTTGCAATTATTGTTTCCGGAAGAGATGTTGCAGAGAACTGGTTACAACCTAAGTCAGCAGTAAGCTTCTACAATCTGAAAGCTTATGTTAAAGTTTTATTAGAAAGATTAGGGATCAGCTACAAAGAAGTAGCTTTATCTGATGACAGATTCTCTGATGCCCTTACTTATGAAGCAGATGGAAAAGCATTGGTAAGAATCGGAAAAGTAGCTCCGGCTCTTTTAAAGGATTTTGATATTGATCAGGATTGTTTCTATGCAGAAATTGAACTTGAGTTTGCACAGGAATTACGTTCTAAAAATGAACTAAAGTTTAAGGACATTCCTAAGTTCAACAAGATCAGAAGAGACCTTGCTTTACTAATTGATAAGAATGTAAACTATCAGGAATTATACCAGACTGCAAAGAAAAACAAGTCTCCTTTCATTAAGAGCATCAACCTATTTGATGTATACGAGGGTAAAAATCTTCCTGAAGGCAAGAAATCTTATGCAATGAGCTTCGAGTTACTAAACGAAGAAAAAACACTGGAAGAAAAGGAAATCTCAGAAGTAATGGATTCCTTGATTAAGTCTTTCCAGAAAGAATTCAATGCAGAATTGAGATCTTAA
- a CDS encoding DUF417 family protein, translated as MQNSRLYNRLLRLDTYFFNFLRISIFIVMAWIGGLKAFQYEADGIVPFVANSPMMSFFYKNVGNKVLNEDQKLVSEYTLYKNPEGKMVKKNIDWHTENGTYVFSYGLGTMILIIGALVLLGIWFPKIGAVGGALTFLMSLVTLSFLVTTPEVYVPNLGGDYLTPQYGFPYLSGAGRLVLKDIIMMAGGLILFSDSVKKVLKPSAS; from the coding sequence ATGCAAAACAGCAGACTATACAACCGTTTATTAAGGCTGGATACCTATTTCTTCAACTTTCTGAGAATCTCAATATTCATTGTTATGGCCTGGATTGGTGGACTTAAAGCTTTTCAATATGAGGCAGACGGAATTGTTCCCTTTGTTGCCAACAGCCCAATGATGAGTTTCTTTTATAAAAATGTAGGAAATAAAGTCCTGAATGAAGATCAAAAGCTGGTTTCGGAGTATACATTATACAAAAATCCGGAAGGAAAAATGGTAAAGAAAAACATTGACTGGCACACGGAAAATGGAACGTATGTATTTTCATATGGATTAGGTACAATGATTCTAATTATAGGAGCTTTGGTTCTATTAGGAATTTGGTTTCCTAAAATAGGAGCTGTGGGAGGTGCTTTAACATTTTTAATGTCATTGGTTACACTGTCATTTCTTGTCACAACACCTGAAGTATATGTCCCTAATCTTGGCGGAGATTATCTTACTCCTCAATATGGGTTTCCCTATTTGTCCGGAGCAGGACGTCTTGTATTGAAAGATATTATCATGATGGCGGGAGGGCTTATATTGTTTTCCGATAGTGTAAAGAAAGTTCTTAAACCATCTGCCAGCTAA
- a CDS encoding AraC family transcriptional regulator gives MEARIHSYHPSDFLSGLTTENYSVVLWKGSGVFSVDDINYSYNGYNILFLSPYQKLKLISKSEENIHILFFHGDYYCIEYHKEEVACNGLLFNNIYMNPGIELTKDSFDYILELFNYIKKEESEDHLFSQSIIKTYIQLILALCSKQKKSVEHSSAFNEKLPNKNAVEFQKLLELHFKDEKELSFYSDKLSITNNTLSKAVKKEFSKTPSQLINERIILEAKKLLHLTYRSIKEIASELGFSDEFYFSRYFKKSVGCSPKKYREKVGISVVAKMSM, from the coding sequence ATGGAAGCTAGAATACATTCTTACCATCCCTCAGATTTTCTTTCAGGTCTTACCACTGAAAACTATAGTGTTGTTTTGTGGAAGGGTTCGGGAGTTTTTTCTGTAGATGACATCAATTATTCCTATAACGGATATAACATTCTATTTCTGTCGCCTTATCAAAAGTTGAAATTAATTTCAAAATCTGAGGAAAATATTCATATTCTTTTCTTCCATGGCGATTATTACTGCATTGAATATCATAAGGAAGAAGTAGCCTGCAACGGACTTCTTTTCAATAATATTTACATGAATCCGGGGATAGAGCTTACAAAAGACAGTTTTGATTATATTTTGGAGCTTTTTAATTATATCAAAAAAGAAGAATCTGAAGATCATCTGTTTTCCCAATCCATTATCAAGACCTATATTCAGTTGATTCTTGCTTTATGCAGCAAACAAAAAAAGAGTGTTGAGCATAGCTCTGCTTTCAATGAAAAGTTACCCAATAAAAATGCTGTTGAATTCCAGAAACTGCTGGAACTTCATTTCAAGGATGAAAAGGAACTGTCATTTTACAGTGACAAGCTTAGTATTACAAACAATACTTTAAGTAAAGCTGTTAAAAAAGAATTTTCCAAAACCCCGAGCCAGCTTATTAATGAAAGAATTATTCTGGAAGCCAAAAAATTACTTCATTTAACCTATCGATCCATAAAGGAAATTGCCTCGGAGCTGGGATTCAGTGATGAGTTTTACTTCAGCAGATATTTCAAAAAATCTGTAGGTTGTTCTCCCAAAAAATATAGAGAAAAAGTGGGAATTTCTGTGGTGGCAAAAATGTCCATGTAA
- the dnaN gene encoding DNA polymerase III subunit beta, translated as MKFIISSGELQKALQTVSGVISSSQSRPILENYLFELDGNNVTITASDGETTLVTSLEVKSDDSGKFAVPAKIFQDFIKTYGEQPLTFVVKDNAEGTGSQLEILDEKDNFAVALDNADDYPELPEFDASQSVTMPAGVLSEALTNTLFATSNDSLRPVMTGVLFQFGENETNFVSTDSHRLVVYKRTDLMNAEPMEFIMPKKPLNIFKNILASSNEDVKIDFNENMAKFTFDKHIWICRLIDGKYPNYTAVIPKENPNVLTINRNLLLGAIKRASIMSNKSTNQVRFKLSGNILHLHAEDTEYANKADMQIPCDYNGEDINIGFSSKFLTEMLTILGSDDITMKMSQPNRPGIIEPLDGLEENENILMLSMPVIGL; from the coding sequence ATGAAATTTATTATTTCAAGTGGTGAACTGCAGAAGGCTTTGCAAACTGTAAGTGGCGTAATATCAAGCTCTCAATCGAGACCGATTTTAGAAAACTATCTTTTTGAATTAGACGGAAATAATGTTACCATTACAGCATCTGACGGCGAGACGACTCTTGTAACTTCTTTGGAAGTGAAGTCTGATGATTCAGGTAAATTTGCCGTTCCTGCTAAAATTTTTCAGGATTTTATCAAGACATATGGGGAACAGCCTTTAACATTTGTTGTAAAGGACAATGCGGAGGGAACTGGAAGCCAGCTTGAGATTTTAGATGAAAAAGATAATTTCGCAGTAGCATTAGATAACGCTGATGACTACCCTGAGCTACCAGAATTTGATGCATCACAAAGTGTGACAATGCCGGCAGGTGTTTTGTCTGAAGCTTTAACCAATACATTATTTGCTACAAGTAACGACTCTCTTCGTCCGGTAATGACAGGAGTTCTGTTCCAGTTTGGAGAAAATGAAACCAATTTTGTTTCTACAGATTCTCACAGATTGGTTGTTTACAAAAGAACAGACCTGATGAATGCTGAACCAATGGAGTTTATCATGCCTAAAAAACCTTTGAATATTTTTAAGAATATTCTGGCAAGTTCCAACGAAGATGTTAAAATCGACTTCAATGAGAATATGGCTAAATTTACTTTTGATAAGCATATCTGGATCTGTAGACTGATTGATGGTAAATATCCAAACTATACAGCGGTAATTCCTAAGGAAAATCCAAATGTATTGACCATCAACAGAAACCTATTGTTGGGAGCAATCAAAAGAGCATCTATCATGTCTAACAAGTCTACCAATCAGGTAAGATTTAAGCTTTCAGGAAACATTCTTCACTTACATGCAGAAGATACTGAATATGCGAACAAGGCAGATATGCAAATTCCTTGTGACTACAACGGAGAAGATATTAATATCGGATTCAGCTCTAAATTCTTAACTGAAATGTTAACGATTTTAGGTTCTGACGATATTACAATGAAAATGTCTCAACCAAACAGACCGGGGATCATTGAGCCTCTTGACGGTCTTGAAGAAAACGAAAATATCTTAATGTTGTCAATGCCGGTAATCGGGTTGTAA
- a CDS encoding diacylglycerol kinase family protein: MQKPPLHKSFLNAFRGVFAMIKTERNFQIEFLAFLINLFLIFYLKLSNLDAAIILLASVGVLSAEIFNTAIEKICDIIQPNFDKRIGFIKDISAGAVVLGAAVSVVIGVLVYGKYIF, translated from the coding sequence ATGCAAAAACCACCCCTCCATAAAAGTTTTCTCAATGCTTTCCGCGGTGTTTTTGCAATGATAAAGACGGAAAGAAATTTCCAGATCGAGTTTCTGGCTTTTCTTATCAATTTGTTTTTAATTTTTTATTTAAAGCTTTCCAATCTTGATGCAGCCATTATTCTCCTTGCCTCAGTTGGTGTTTTAAGTGCTGAAATTTTCAATACCGCCATTGAAAAGATCTGTGATATCATTCAGCCTAATTTCGATAAAAGAATAGGCTTTATTAAGGATATTTCAGCAGGGGCTGTGGTATTAGGGGCTGCAGTTTCTGTAGTAATCGGCGTTCTGGTTTACGGAAAATATATTTTTTAA
- a CDS encoding GyrI-like domain-containing protein translates to MNNVKVEPFKVIGIAVRTTNENNQAAKDIPVLWEKLMKENIVENIPNKIDNAVYSIYTDYEKDHTKPYTTILGCKVASLDHIPDGMVGKSFDGGDYVKFTTKGNLAENLVINEWIKIWNMDLGRTFTADFEIYGEKAMNPADAEVDILIAVQ, encoded by the coding sequence ATGAATAACGTGAAAGTCGAGCCTTTTAAGGTAATAGGAATTGCGGTAAGAACTACCAATGAAAATAATCAGGCAGCAAAGGATATTCCGGTGTTATGGGAGAAATTAATGAAAGAAAACATTGTGGAAAATATTCCCAATAAGATCGATAATGCTGTTTATTCCATCTACACAGATTATGAAAAGGATCACACAAAACCCTATACCACGATCCTTGGATGCAAAGTCGCAAGTCTGGATCATATTCCCGACGGAATGGTGGGTAAATCCTTTGATGGCGGAGACTATGTGAAGTTTACAACTAAAGGAAATTTAGCAGAAAATCTCGTTATCAACGAGTGGATCAAAATCTGGAACATGGACCTTGGCAGAACATTTACAGCCGACTTTGAAATATATGGAGAAAAAGCAATGAATCCTGCAGATGCAGAAGTAGATATTTTAATTGCAGTACAATAA
- a CDS encoding gamma-glutamylcyclotransferase family protein: MPHLFSYGTLQKEQVQLETFGRILQGKKDALSGYKLRMLEITDPEVLRKSGQKYHPVLEFSGNEQDEVEGVLFEVTEAEILQADEYEVDDYKRIETIFKSGEKGFIYVGV; the protein is encoded by the coding sequence ATGCCACATTTATTTTCTTACGGAACACTGCAGAAAGAGCAGGTTCAACTTGAAACCTTTGGACGAATTTTACAAGGAAAGAAAGATGCTTTATCAGGATATAAACTAAGGATGCTTGAAATTACCGACCCTGAGGTATTACGGAAAAGTGGTCAGAAATATCATCCCGTTCTGGAGTTCTCAGGAAATGAGCAGGATGAGGTAGAAGGAGTACTTTTCGAAGTCACAGAAGCTGAAATTCTTCAGGCAGACGAATATGAAGTAGATGATTACAAAAGAATCGAAACCATTTTTAAATCCGGAGAAAAAGGATTTATCTATGTAGGTGTATAA